DNA from Lactobacillus sp. ESL0791:
GCCGCCTCAACCTCAAAGCCGATACTTTCCAGCGTTTCCACAATATCGCGCCGGCATGCGGCACTTTCATCGTTTGATGTCATGTCAAAATATGACGCATGATCGGGCACTTCAGTCGTCCAATTACCATCCTGATCCAATTTAAGCAGATGGAACTCGGCTTCAAAGCCAATGTTAAAAGCGGAAAAGCCCATCTCCTTCATTTCTTGGGTAACCCGTTTCAAATTATTGCGCGGATCACCGGTGAACGGCTCACCGTTGGTCATATGTACCGAACAAATCAAGCGGCCAATTTTACCGCCATGATTATCGGTCCACGGCAACACCGCCCAGGTTGAAAAATCCGGATATAAAACCATGTCGCTCTCTTCCAGACGCACAAAGCCATCAATTGAAGAACCATCAAAACGGATATCATTACTCAAAACTTTATCAAGCTGACTTGTCGGCACTTCAACCGCCTTCAAAGTCCCATTAATATCGGTAAACGCTAAGCGTAAAAAGCGCACATCGTTATCCGTCACGCTTTGTTTAATATCCTCTGCAGTAATTGTTTTACTCATTAATTTTTCACCTATCTAGCCTAACTAAACACAAAATTGGTACAGTCCTAAAATTTGCTTAGAACTTGATTATTACAATAGCAGAGCATATGTAAAAAGTCAAATTGGTCTACTTAATTTTTATCTTTAAAAAACATTTCGTTAACCACGTTGGTGATGGCAATCTTAACATGGGCAAAAGTCAGCCCACCTTGCATATAAATTGCGTACGGTGGCCTAATTGGACCGTCCCCAGAAAATTCCACGGTTGACCCCTCGACAAAAGTTCCATCTGCCATCACAACCTTGTCTTCATAGCCGCTGTCGTGACTCGGAACCGGCTCAACAAAGGAGTTAACCGGAGAATTTGCTTGAAGCAGACGGGCAAACTTAATCATCTTATCCTTATCATGAAAAATAACTGTCTGAATCAGATCTGTTCGTTCTTCATTCCAATGCGGTGAAACTTCCACACCCATTTTTTCTAACAAGGCAGAAGAATAAATCATGCCCTTGATCGCACTGCCAGTAACGTTCGGAGAAATAAACAAGCCTTCGTAATAATCCATATTATTATTCAAACTAGCTCCCTCGGTGCGGCCAATTCCGGCAGCGGTCAGGCGGGCAGCGGTATTTTCAATCAGTTCATGCTTGCCGACAACATAGCCGCCGACCTTAGCAATGCCGCCGCCGGCATTTTTAATCAGCGAACCCGCCATAATATCGGCGCCATATTCGGTCGCCTCATGTTTTTCGGAAAACTCGCCGTAACAATTATCAATAAAAATAATGCTCTTGGGGCTGACCTCTTTGATCATGGCAATCATCGGCCTAATTTTGGCAATCGTAAAACTTTGGCGCGGATCATAACCGCGTGAACGCTGAATCGCAACTACCTTTGGCTGGTGTTCTGTCAGCAAATTCCGGGCAGCATCGTAGTCAATATCACCGTCTTTCAGGGGAACGTAAGAAAACTTGACGCCGTAACTCAGCAAACTGCCGCGTTTATCGCCAGCAATGCCGATTACCTGCTGCATTGTATCATAGGGCATCCCTGTCAGATAGGTTAACTCTTCGCTCGGAAACAGATTACCGGCAAGTGCTGCAGCCAGTGTGTGCGTCCCCGAAACAAACTGCGACCGTACCAGTGCGTCTTCTGTATGAAAAATCTCTGCATAAATTCGCTCTAACTTTTCACGCCCGCTGTCATCGG
Protein-coding regions in this window:
- a CDS encoding methionine gamma-lyase family protein yields the protein MNNWPEKLQEIVKEVDQQIAPQLAKIDDNVLYNQNKVLEAFKDQQVSESDLLGTYGYGSDDSGREKLERIYAEIFHTEDALVRSQFVSGTHTLAAALAGNLFPSEELTYLTGMPYDTMQQVIGIAGDKRGSLLSYGVKFSYVPLKDGDIDYDAARNLLTEHQPKVVAIQRSRGYDPRQSFTIAKIRPMIAMIKEVSPKSIIFIDNCYGEFSEKHEATEYGADIMAGSLIKNAGGGIAKVGGYVVGKHELIENTAARLTAAGIGRTEGASLNNNMDYYEGLFISPNVTGSAIKGMIYSSALLEKMGVEVSPHWNEERTDLIQTVIFHDKDKMIKFARLLQANSPVNSFVEPVPSHDSGYEDKVVMADGTFVEGSTVEFSGDGPIRPPYAIYMQGGLTFAHVKIAITNVVNEMFFKDKN